From the Desulfosarcina sp. BuS5 genome, one window contains:
- a CDS encoding TonB-dependent receptor, which translates to METQAGYLQDVWKPVEKLIITAGLRYDHWKNYDNYFSNFNTPNPKDRTDDNWSPKFGIRYNFTDKTSIWGNYSVGFKPPSSAQLYDDRTSGGNPREANPNLDPEETESYELGVEQWFGESLQTSITGYYSITDDKIVSWFNADNIWINKNIGRAKSYGVELDFALHILENWLINANYTWNTARIDKNSSNPDQKDNRLSFSPEHKANLGITYDRKDNFTISIFGRYIDDQYTNNDNTKYTSTGEKRYMEESFVMDLKAVKHFPISKGYLKNIDLSLSIDNIFDENYRTLYIYEDPGTVFFGEVKITF; encoded by the coding sequence GTGGAGACCCAGGCAGGATACCTGCAGGATGTGTGGAAACCTGTTGAAAAATTAATAATTACCGCAGGTCTTCGTTATGATCACTGGAAAAATTATGACAATTATTTTAGCAACTTTAATACTCCGAATCCAAAGGACAGGACGGATGATAACTGGAGTCCGAAATTCGGCATAAGGTATAATTTTACTGATAAAACCTCTATATGGGGGAATTACAGCGTCGGGTTTAAGCCTCCGTCATCCGCGCAACTCTATGATGATCGAACTTCAGGCGGAAATCCCAGGGAGGCAAACCCGAATCTTGATCCGGAAGAGACCGAATCGTATGAACTTGGTGTTGAACAATGGTTTGGAGAGAGCCTGCAAACCAGTATTACAGGTTATTACAGCATCACAGATGACAAGATTGTATCCTGGTTTAATGCTGATAATATTTGGATTAATAAAAATATCGGCCGCGCAAAATCTTACGGTGTTGAACTTGATTTTGCTCTTCATATTCTTGAAAACTGGTTGATAAATGCAAATTACACCTGGAACACGGCCAGAATCGACAAGAATTCATCGAATCCTGACCAAAAAGATAACCGGCTCTCTTTCAGCCCGGAGCATAAAGCCAACCTGGGTATTACTTATGACCGGAAAGATAATTTTACCATAAGTATATTCGGAAGATATATAGATGACCAATATACCAATAACGACAATACAAAATATACATCCACAGGAGAAAAAAGGTATATGGAAGAGTCTTTTGTTATGGATCTTAAAGCTGTCAAACATTTCCCGATTTCAAAAGGGTATCTGAAAAACATAGATCTTTCGCTTAGTATAGATAATATTTTTGATGAAAACTACAGGACTTTATATATATATGAAGATCCCGGAACAGTATTTTTCGGCGAGGTAAAAATTACTTTTTAA
- a CDS encoding ABC transporter substrate-binding protein — MKIKEINPLADYYYNILAMLMTHDTLVRFGPDLDVVPQLAETWSCSKDGKIWKFRLVSDARWHDGYPVTAEDVKFTFNYLAGHNITSGWAADLIEDIRINGSEIIFRLKKPYSRFLINAGFIVRILPKHIWEKINDPQKAAADGMTIGCGPYIFNSFNREAGRIFFDVNNDYHGVIPKIGRIEFHLYQNMDILTMALIKNKVDFFYKYASGYPLQYIKQLEKTNGLKMLEADALGVPAALGFNLKHTPFDMIDVRKAISLAINYERITQCFLRGNGYLPGPGFVPPAFPFHKNFSDLTYTPGKSRKLLESCGFKDRDGDGILEFTGGNKISLDLLVRGNLPGNNQLVKLLTHDLEAVGLHIAVQYVDLSTWINFLDQDKYDLVLFRTTPWGMMMHAGYSSGYFDSRRKGGGVIGNISDPDFLFLCDQILSTTDTLILEQLYHDLQSYYARHLPAIPLCWSKNIYPFHENRQGFKINQLEGGLANRFSWNSLEPSLSSKSKDSKTE; from the coding sequence ATGAAGATAAAAGAAATCAATCCGCTTGCCGATTATTATTATAATATATTGGCAATGCTGATGACTCATGACACGCTTGTCCGCTTTGGGCCGGATCTTGATGTGGTTCCACAGCTTGCTGAAACCTGGTCTTGCAGTAAAGATGGGAAGATATGGAAATTCAGGCTGGTTTCCGATGCAAGATGGCATGACGGGTATCCGGTTACAGCCGAAGACGTTAAATTTACATTTAATTATCTTGCCGGACATAACATAACATCGGGCTGGGCCGCGGATCTGATAGAAGATATACGTATTAACGGCAGTGAAATAATTTTCAGGCTTAAAAAACCGTATAGCCGCTTTTTGATTAATGCCGGTTTTATAGTCCGTATTCTGCCAAAACATATATGGGAAAAAATAAATGATCCTCAAAAAGCCGCGGCTGATGGAATGACCATCGGCTGCGGCCCTTATATTTTTAATTCTTTTAACAGGGAAGCCGGAAGGATTTTTTTTGATGTAAATAATGATTATCACGGCGTAATACCAAAAATCGGCCGGATAGAATTTCACCTGTACCAAAACATGGATATATTAACCATGGCGCTTATCAAAAATAAGGTTGATTTTTTTTATAAATATGCTTCCGGTTATCCCCTGCAATATATCAAGCAGCTTGAGAAAACCAACGGCCTCAAGATGCTTGAGGCTGATGCTCTCGGCGTTCCCGCAGCCCTCGGCTTTAATCTGAAGCATACGCCATTTGACATGATAGATGTCCGCAAAGCCATCTCCCTTGCCATAAACTATGAAAGGATTACCCAATGCTTTTTAAGAGGAAATGGTTATCTTCCCGGACCCGGTTTTGTTCCCCCGGCATTTCCTTTTCACAAAAATTTTTCTGACTTAACCTATACCCCTGGAAAAAGCAGGAAACTTCTTGAATCTTGCGGGTTTAAAGATCGTGACGGCGATGGAATCCTGGAATTTACCGGTGGCAATAAAATCTCCCTGGATCTTTTGGTCAGGGGAAATTTGCCCGGAAACAACCAGCTTGTAAAGCTGCTGACCCACGATCTTGAAGCTGTAGGCCTGCATATTGCTGTCCAATACGTGGATTTATCCACATGGATAAATTTTCTTGATCAAGACAAATATGATCTGGTTTTGTTCAGGACTACACCATGGGGGATGATGATGCATGCCGGATATTCCAGTGGATATTTTGATTCCCGCAGAAAAGGAGGCGGTGTGATAGGGAATATAAGTGATCCGGATTTTCTGTTTTTATGTGATCAAATATTATCGACAACCGATACTTTAATTTTAGAACAACTATACCATGACCTGCAAAGCTATTATGCGCGGCATCTGCCTGCCATTCCCCTCTGCTGGAGCAAAAACATCTATCCTTTCCATGAAAACCGGCAAGGCTTTAAAATAAATCAACTGGAAGGCGGTCTGGCAAACCGGTTTTCCTGGAACTCATTAGAACCGTCGCTTTCATCAAAATCAAAGGATTCAAAAACTGAGTGA
- a CDS encoding TonB-dependent receptor plug domain-containing protein: MKILCSFCLFSVFNLILLLPLSWAEEKITKLEDVVVTATKYKTSVKDVPASITVITSKEIENQNMPNGDIGDVVRSVPGITLRRAYGPFPAYPNIRGAGSGATVVLVNGIPTNWEITQAIPPENIERIEIIRGPASALYGANASGGVINVIIKEGKDEFENSVSAGYGTFDTYRLNAYFGGRADKFGYSLAASYEDSDGDKVVPNNIISSIHMIDTCDYDKHAFSINTDYRFTDISKISILYNFFHDEYTRGRPNHGGDWDRHFASIIYDQAIGERFDFKGSIGYRYDDLLHLYDKGGTNYAKNRKRYTDYYEMPAELQLTGDVGWGHTLTGGYFYNKQKTDQDYFDWNTGTPWRENKSR; this comes from the coding sequence ATGAAAATTCTATGTTCTTTTTGTTTGTTTAGCGTTTTTAATCTTATTTTACTGCTTCCTTTAAGCTGGGCAGAGGAAAAAATTACAAAACTGGAAGATGTGGTTGTGACTGCAACCAAATACAAGACTTCTGTAAAGGATGTTCCGGCTTCCATTACAGTAATCACATCAAAAGAAATCGAAAATCAAAACATGCCCAACGGGGATATAGGAGATGTGGTACGTTCGGTTCCCGGCATTACTTTGCGCCGTGCATACGGGCCTTTTCCCGCTTATCCCAATATCCGTGGCGCCGGCAGTGGAGCAACGGTTGTCCTGGTTAACGGGATCCCTACAAACTGGGAAATCACCCAGGCCATACCGCCTGAAAACATAGAAAGGATCGAAATAATTCGCGGCCCGGCTTCAGCCCTTTACGGCGCTAATGCCAGCGGCGGCGTTATCAATGTTATAATAAAAGAAGGAAAAGATGAGTTTGAAAACAGTGTCAGCGCCGGTTACGGCACCTTTGATACGTATCGGTTAAATGCTTATTTTGGCGGGCGTGCAGATAAATTCGGTTATTCGCTTGCGGCATCTTATGAAGATTCCGATGGTGACAAGGTTGTGCCTAATAATATCATTTCGAGTATCCATATGATAGATACCTGCGATTATGACAAGCATGCTTTTTCGATAAATACGGATTATAGATTTACCGACATATCCAAAATATCGATTCTGTATAATTTTTTTCATGATGAATATACACGAGGCCGCCCCAATCACGGAGGTGACTGGGACCGACATTTTGCCAGCATCATTTATGATCAGGCCATAGGTGAACGGTTTGATTTTAAAGGTTCCATAGGATACCGTTATGATGATCTACTGCACCTTTATGACAAGGGTGGAACCAACTATGCCAAAAACCGGAAACGGTATACCGATTATTATGAAATGCCTGCAGAATTACAGTTAACCGGTGATGTAGGCTGGGGGCACACACTTACAGGCGGTTATTTTTATAACAAGCAAAAAACGGATCAGGACTATTTTGACTGGAATACAGGGACTCCCTGGCGGGAAAATAAATCTCGATGA
- a CDS encoding transposase, with the protein MLLTESAPFIKQYIEDLNNSLEQYKPGAGLTFTQKAWLSFCLTGILMVNAVCWAKFERASLGNYKLAALSWMFRKGKISWDNLLVGSVRRILKKYGITNGVIVFDESDRARSKNTKRIYKAHKQKHKASGGYVNGQTVVLLLLVTDSITVPIGFKFYMPDPVVSAWKKEEERLKKKGLPKSKRPVKPAFNPEYPKKIQLALLLLENFKKYYPKITVKCVLADALYGSKEFMNGASNILGGVQIISQLKSNQNIRYKGKKKTITDYFNMINKGVNCTIRVRGGEKVNATVSSARLKVDAHDGNVLFVIALKYEGEDEYRYLAATDVSWRTVDIIQAYSLRWLVEVFFEDWKLYEGWGQEAKQYDEEGSSRGLILSLLLDHCLLLHPEQEACIENKTPVFTVGSLQRKTQMDVLMECVKSLLQQQDPGEKLKEMGQVIKKVFRLMPSGKHMSGRTIGRLGPTPSLSRKYCPC; encoded by the coding sequence ATGCTATTAACTGAATCTGCACCATTTATCAAACAGTACATTGAAGATCTCAACAATAGCCTGGAGCAATACAAACCTGGTGCGGGATTAACATTTACCCAGAAAGCATGGCTAAGCTTTTGTCTTACCGGTATATTAATGGTAAATGCTGTATGTTGGGCAAAATTTGAACGGGCGAGTCTGGGCAATTATAAATTAGCAGCTCTATCTTGGATGTTTCGTAAGGGTAAGATTTCATGGGACAATTTACTTGTTGGAAGCGTCAGGCGTATTTTGAAAAAATATGGTATCACAAATGGTGTAATTGTTTTTGATGAGTCTGATCGTGCCCGTTCTAAGAATACAAAGCGAATATACAAGGCTCATAAGCAAAAACACAAAGCAAGCGGAGGTTATGTTAATGGGCAAACAGTTGTTTTGCTTCTTTTGGTCACAGACTCTATAACCGTACCTATTGGTTTTAAGTTTTACATGCCTGATCCAGTTGTTAGTGCCTGGAAAAAAGAAGAAGAGAGATTGAAAAAAAAGGGACTCCCGAAGAGTAAGCGTCCTGTCAAACCAGCATTTAACCCTGAGTATCCGAAAAAAATTCAATTAGCCCTGCTCTTACTTGAGAATTTTAAAAAATATTATCCTAAAATTACTGTTAAATGTGTATTGGCTGACGCTTTATACGGTTCAAAAGAATTTATGAATGGAGCCTCTAATATTTTGGGAGGAGTGCAAATTATCAGCCAATTAAAGTCAAATCAAAATATACGATACAAAGGTAAAAAAAAGACAATTACGGATTATTTCAACATGATTAACAAAGGTGTAAATTGCACCATTCGTGTGCGAGGCGGTGAAAAAGTCAATGCAACAGTGAGCAGTGCCCGCCTTAAGGTTGATGCACACGATGGCAATGTGCTTTTTGTGATAGCTCTTAAATATGAAGGGGAAGATGAATACCGTTACTTAGCTGCCACTGATGTGAGTTGGCGCACAGTTGACATTATTCAAGCATATTCTTTGAGATGGCTTGTAGAGGTTTTTTTTGAAGACTGGAAGCTTTATGAAGGATGGGGACAAGAGGCCAAACAATATGACGAAGAAGGATCAAGCCGAGGCCTGATCTTGAGTCTGTTGCTAGACCATTGCCTCCTCCTTCACCCTGAGCAGGAGGCCTGCATAGAGAACAAAACTCCCGTGTTTACCGTGGGAAGTCTGCAAAGAAAAACTCAAATGGATGTTTTGATGGAATGTGTCAAATCTTTGCTGCAACAACAAGATCCCGGTGAAAAACTTAAAGAAATGGGCCAAGTTATCAAAAAAGTTTTCCGACTTATGCCATCGGGAAAACATATGAGCGGAAGAACTATAGGTAGATTGGGGCCAACACCTTCTCTATCACGTAAATATTGTCCTTGCTAA